The nucleotide window TGCAAATTGCAAGACTGGATTGGATTTGGTGTTTAACATGTTCCAGTGAAAGCAGCCTATTCTTTGTGATGCTCCTGCTGATTATGCAGTTTCtgtataaattaaatgactgttaaatatgttttttaacttaatgTCATTTGATTTGATCTGGGCTTAGTTGTAAGCATTGTAATctgttttcttaaaatttgaacAGCACATGTTCAGGCTAAAAGTCCTAATGTTTCATGCTCGGggctattttaataaaatatttttcgttTACTTTGAAGCTGCAGCAAGAACATCTTCTGAAAGGAGGGACAGACGGAATGATGCCCAAGACACTTCAAGAAAGCGGCACCGCAGCCAAAGCCAAAGTGAGAGCCCACCATGGAAATCCTTGAACCGAGACAAGGAAAGGGAAAATGCATTAGACAGGGACAGGGAAAGGCACAGGGATAGAGATAGGACTCatgattttgaaaatgagagagggagggagtggGACCGTGAGAAGAGTGGAAGCAGAGAGAGGGATGACCATGAAAGGGATAGAGGCAGAGAAAGAGACAGAGATAGGAGGAGACGGCCAAAGTGAGTTATTCCTGGGGGGAGAATTAAGGTGGAATGTTTTGGAATGAAGAGATGCCCATGTAATTGGGCCAGAGAGACTGCCATAAAAAGAAGGTGTTCACATTGCTATGAAAAGAAGCTTCCTTCCATTTCCTGTAATAAACCCAAGAgtgtttttttgttaaattatattttagcttTAGATGTATTTCGATTCCAAATTTACAACTTCGAACTTTTTTAACAGTGATTCATGAGTAAGTTCTGAATTGCTTCAGGTTACGTGTTAATACAACCTGATGTGTGTTCTATGCTCTTTTGTGGAGAATTAGACATGCCCCAAATTATTGAATGAAGCCCCCCAATCTTTCTTGTGTCTCGTCTCGTCTTgtctataaatattgtataattaacttcatttgtttatgtttatctcattTTAGGTCTTAATATTTGTATAGATACTTCAAAAAAATCTTGATCCTTGATTTTGAATCTTGCCTGAATATATGGACTCAATGTCATTTGGCTCAAGATCACTCCCATCTAAAGAAACACAAGTAAAACTTGTGGTGCATCTAAAACCCAACGCTACATTTCAAAAGTGTAATCCATCTAGAATATTGACTCTTCTAATAAACTCTGTACAAGGATACGCTTAACATCTAGAAGAGTCTTCGTTGAGAACTCTTCTTAACGTGGTATCATCCTAACCCGACTTAGAAAAGTTCAAAAGGTCTCCTATTTGGGTTTGAAGGGGGCTCAATCGTTGTAGATATGTATTAGAGCCTATTTATTAAGAACAAAAAGCAGATCAAAAGGTGGGGAGGGTAAAGGAAGAAagcaatattataattattaatcacGAATAACTTTACATGGAAGCTAAAACTGCGTATAATGTATACTCCATACATTCCTCTTCCCCCTTAGCATAGCTGATGATCAATGCGTGCCTCTGCAGCTCTATGTTCATGCAGCAAGGAGCCGTTGGATATCCTTCTGAAATAATTTGTGCAATAGATCAGAGAAGCAGGGAACAATTTCTTCCAACGCTCTTTACATGTAAAACAATTGAAGTTCAAGTTTCCATGCCACTTTGTCTCAGACACAGAAAATGCATCACCAAATGATACCaatgatttattcatctttGCATTCCAGTTCCTGTTTTTTCAATATCCACAGGATGTCTATTGGTGTGAGCAATACAATGGTAGATAGCCAGAGATCTCCCACAAATGTTGGTAGTATGTGCTCAAATTTAGATATGATTCTTCTTAAGTTTGAACCTATTAGTAGTTTAGCCTAGGAAAATGACATCCATATATTTCAAGAAGATTGCAATCGACAACACATTCAAACCGGTGACACCTTTATATAAGCAAGGGATACTAATATGTTTCTCTCCACCAATAAATCTGGGAAACCATCAGATTAAACTGACTTCATATCTATTTATCTAAATTAGTTCTGTCCATGTTAGAGCTCCAAGTGTCAAAAATTAAGATGCAAAACCGATGGTCTAGTGCACTCATGTTAGCTTCTGAATATGACCTAGTTCGAAAATCTTGCACTTTATAATAATTGTGTCCTGAAATATTTCGAGTAGGGTAAACAGTTTTATTGACATTGCTAGTAGTTTGTGGTTGTTGAAATAATTGATTTCAACCAGTATCTAATATCATGGAACTAACTCTAGAACTGAatgtgaaaaaaggaaaaggaaaaggaaaattaccTCAATTTGAAAAGGTGATATTGTAGGTGGGTATCTTTCGACAACTTTACCCTTTTTGTCAACCAAAAACTTCTCAAAATTCCACTTGACAAGAtcacccaaaaatcctccagcaCTTGATTTCAGGAACTGGTAGACTGGAGCTGTATTTGGCCCATTGACATCAACCTGTTGTGCACGATCTTACTGCTTCAGTAAAACTCTCGTCCATTCATGTTTTttacagaagaagaaaaaaaatatattaaacacaCCTTATCGAAAATCGGAAATTCTGCTTTAAACCTTGTACATGCAAACTGCTTGATGTCTGGGTTTGATCCTGGCTCTTGCCCGCCAAACTGATTGCAAGGGAAAGCCAGAATCTCAAATCCTGCATTCAGAAACAATTTAGGACTAATCATTATTAATGAGAAAGCAATTTCTTCCACAAGTTTATAAATCTCCAAGTGTGTGAAAGAAACATCAATGGGATTATAAAACCAATAGTAAGTCTCATGGACTTCTACAAAATGAACAGTGAGTGTTGATGGGTTGTTACCATATTTCTAGGACAATAAGAGAGACAGAAACGAACTACCAAGTATGACTAATCCCTACATCCATGAACGTtacacatttcttgaaattacaTAGCCAGACACATTAATCACGGTTCACTTGGGTGCAAGTGTCAAAGatctgaaaaatgaaataaataaaatgtagaCACTATCCTCCACTAACCATAACATACCTTGAGTTTTGTACTTTTCATATATGTGAGACAGTTCTGAGTAATTTGCAGTCGTCAAACcactgtgatttgaaaaaagaaaaaaaaaaagcgttgTGACAAATTGAAACGAGTATTGATGCAGCAACCGGgattttaaatagtaaaaaagaagataaacttCAACTTAAACACAAGTAATCATTGCTGCAAATAATCATTCAGGTGTCAATACCATTTTGAGGCAACATTAACAATTAAGAGAACCTTCTTCTTAAACTTGCTAAGAGAAACATCCTTCTCGTCAATATCCTGCATCAACAACCTCCACGCATaagcacaatatatatatacactcacGCATGCATTTTACACGCTCTTTCCCAAATTCAGCCGTCCTGAACTCCCTCTAATACTGATAGAGGACAGAGCAGGCACATACCAGTTCATAATGTTCGGTTCTTTTCCTCTGTCACgtacaaattaaaatttaaaggcTGTAAACttgcgcgcacacacacacacatgatgCACGTATATGTGACAATCATTCATTATTCAACTAAGACCAGAGCCACTAACCAGAACTCAGAAGACCTCATAGAAGAGTCACaattcccaaaaaaaattacatttaaacaagaCGAAAATTAAGGAGTTCTTCCCTGAAACACTTACTTTGACAGTGAAATCATAGATAGTCTTATCCATAGTCGATCTGGCGTTAACTGCCAAAGAACGAGATTTCACAAGGAACCCAGCAAAAGTTGGTTGTTGCAGAGAGAGCCCGTTCTGGAAAATGTCTGATTTGGAGGACCCCATCGAGGTTTTGAAGGATGGGATCGATAAATACATTGAAGGCCATAGAGGATAAGAAGTTGGGTACATTTTTGTTCGAGAAAGGCCATTTAAAGAAGCAGAGAACGGCATGGTAGCCATTTTTGGTTGCTTTAGGAACTTTGGTGGCTTGAGAGTTGCACAGCAAGATCAAGCTTTGTTGAACCAGTTGAAACTAGTTGAAGTTTAATCGTGGACGCTCTGTCTCTCTCCATCCTTGTTTCTCTAAACAGCTACTTTAGTGGAACTCATGTTTACACGTGGTATTTTTTGTCTGCTCCTTCGTTATGTGTTTCGCTCTATTTCGTTTTCAGGGTTCACCAAGTAGACTTTCCTAGAATTTTTCCTTTCTGTTTCATCTTATCCAAAAGGACTATAACTTTCCgaggaaaattcaaaaaagactTGCGAGAAGTTAGCCAATGACATTGCTGATGTTATCCGTATGTTGTTTGAAGAGATTCTTACTTCTTATCTTGTGTGACAGTTGTCGCCTTAAgaattgaattgttttatttataaattatgtacAAAGTACTTCGTTTTTTTCGGCTGACAGATTTTTCGCTATGGATAAAGGTTATCATTTTGTCGTTTAATTCCGACGAATGTCCACCCCATGTCTTCGATAATTTTATGCTGGACGAGCTATTTCTCATGATTTTAGATGCACTTTGCGTATGTTGATAACGATTATAATAGTAAAGTGATGTCgct belongs to Juglans regia cultivar Chandler chromosome 8, Walnut 2.0, whole genome shotgun sequence and includes:
- the LOC109001005 gene encoding phospholipid hydroperoxide glutathione peroxidase 1, chloroplastic-like translates to MATMPFSASLNGLSRTKMYPTSYPLWPSMYLSIPSFKTSMGSSKSDIFQNGLSLQQPTFAGFLVKSRSLAVNARSTMDKTIYDFTVKDIDEKDVSLSKFKKKVLLIVNVASKCGLTTANYSELSHIYEKYKTQGFEILAFPCNQFGGQEPGSNPDIKQFACTRFKAEFPIFDKVDVNGPNTAPVYQFLKSSAGGFLGDLVKWNFEKFLVDKKGKVVERYPPTISPFQIEKDIQRLLAA